A region of Micromonospora chokoriensis DNA encodes the following proteins:
- a CDS encoding tetratricopeptide repeat protein yields the protein MNAPTDREWSRRCTVVVAAAGYGKTVAVRGWLGDRPVRWCDGPDVAALATTGPEWLTSIGDRSATDLPADEPGWLILDDVPRLSRRRLQSLLDTLEQLPPHLRVVLVTRHPPTLPQRQSGLLAEHGPTDLRLSLDQVTSVLAADHSPTDPALAARIHAATGGWPALVTLAARTAAAAGPNRHDPTEPGTLLESYLVREVFAELPPEVHRLLRDAAHLDPIHPDLAGVLGHRHGGRQVDHLARAGILVPVTAGGHTYRMVPVVAGVARRRLPLGAAATQHLHARAAAWYAEHGHLVPALRSYGRSGVAEAAAPVLDGHGAELIASGGAEAVVDAYQALPEHARSDALRLLYGEALQMRGDFDAALAVYAALDARREALPAGLAWQYGLVHYLRGEPQTALEVFQRGQLDPHPSTDNVRLLAWTASAQWTTGNAEACRDNAERALAAATAVGGDAALAAAHTALALDAKLRGDRPAADEHHEKALRAAESARDTIQVTRIRANRASALVGEGQYLEALAEVRPAVELAHRNGHAAMLALALCNEGAAYFRLGQLAEAIECYERAVPLLQRMGSRKVAYPLVGIGDVHALRGRATLARAAYEEALRASEPVDDHQIQVPALAGLARVLASEDGAAAFTLAQRAVELERGPDSATARLALGWVALEIGDHERAATVALMASTAARLHRDRAALAEALELRGAAAVDVDDTRQAWREAAATLRDIRSAVAADRLAVLLSRLPGADPQERVDALLATERLTAAGVPPPTLRRHGPCRVAQVTVRTLGRFEVYVDGAQVLATAWQSRKARDLLRILASRRGRAVPREQLGEMLWPAQDPERVGHRLSVALSTLRGVLDPERRTSTDHFVIAAHPSLALDVDHVELDVEEFLTEAAHGFRLAEHGETDDARATLLLAEQRYRGDFLEDEPYDDWSRPTREEARRVYLRVVRKLAALAPGVDETVRHLGRALELEPYDEGVHGEFVRTLTAAGRHGEAAQAYRRYVEAMSSIGVPARSRGELWGTVDTTNTPQG from the coding sequence ATGAACGCCCCGACGGATCGCGAATGGAGCCGGCGGTGCACGGTCGTGGTCGCCGCGGCCGGCTACGGCAAGACCGTCGCCGTGCGAGGCTGGCTGGGCGACCGCCCGGTGCGGTGGTGCGACGGCCCGGATGTGGCCGCCCTGGCGACGACGGGCCCGGAGTGGCTCACCTCCATCGGCGACCGATCCGCGACCGACCTGCCCGCCGACGAACCGGGCTGGCTCATCCTCGACGACGTGCCGCGACTCTCCCGCCGACGGCTACAGTCCCTGCTGGACACCCTCGAACAGCTGCCCCCGCACCTCAGGGTCGTCCTGGTGACCCGTCACCCGCCGACACTGCCCCAGCGGCAGTCGGGGCTGCTCGCCGAGCACGGTCCGACGGATCTCCGGCTCTCGCTCGACCAGGTAACCTCCGTCCTCGCCGCCGACCACAGCCCCACCGACCCGGCGCTCGCGGCCCGGATCCACGCCGCGACCGGTGGCTGGCCGGCACTGGTCACCCTGGCCGCCCGCACGGCCGCTGCCGCCGGCCCGAACCGGCACGACCCGACCGAGCCCGGAACGCTCCTGGAGTCCTACCTGGTGCGGGAGGTGTTCGCGGAGCTGCCGCCGGAAGTCCACCGACTGCTGCGGGACGCGGCGCACCTCGACCCGATCCACCCCGACCTGGCCGGCGTCCTCGGGCACCGGCACGGTGGTCGTCAAGTCGACCACCTGGCCCGCGCCGGCATTCTCGTCCCGGTGACGGCGGGCGGGCACACGTACCGGATGGTGCCGGTCGTGGCCGGCGTCGCCCGCCGCCGTCTGCCCCTGGGCGCGGCGGCGACGCAACACCTGCACGCGAGAGCAGCAGCCTGGTACGCGGAGCACGGGCACCTCGTCCCGGCCCTCCGGTCGTACGGCAGATCCGGTGTCGCCGAGGCGGCGGCGCCGGTCCTCGACGGCCACGGCGCGGAGCTGATCGCCTCGGGCGGCGCCGAGGCCGTCGTCGACGCCTACCAGGCCCTACCCGAGCACGCCCGGTCCGACGCGCTGCGGCTGCTCTACGGCGAAGCGCTGCAGATGCGGGGCGACTTCGACGCCGCACTCGCCGTGTACGCCGCGTTGGACGCTCGACGGGAGGCCCTCCCGGCCGGACTCGCCTGGCAGTACGGCCTCGTGCACTACCTGCGTGGCGAACCGCAGACCGCGCTCGAGGTCTTCCAGCGCGGTCAGCTCGACCCGCACCCGTCCACCGACAACGTGCGGCTGCTCGCCTGGACCGCCTCGGCGCAGTGGACGACCGGGAACGCCGAGGCGTGCCGGGACAACGCCGAACGCGCCCTCGCGGCAGCGACAGCCGTCGGCGGCGACGCCGCACTCGCCGCCGCGCACACCGCGCTCGCCCTCGACGCCAAACTGCGCGGCGACCGGCCGGCCGCCGACGAGCACCACGAGAAGGCGCTGCGGGCCGCCGAGTCGGCGCGGGACACCATCCAGGTGACCCGGATCCGCGCCAACCGCGCGTCCGCCCTGGTCGGCGAGGGCCAGTACCTCGAAGCGCTGGCCGAGGTGCGACCCGCTGTGGAGTTGGCGCACCGCAACGGGCACGCCGCGATGCTCGCGTTGGCGCTCTGCAACGAGGGCGCGGCCTACTTCCGCCTCGGTCAGCTCGCCGAGGCCATCGAGTGCTACGAACGCGCCGTGCCGTTGCTGCAGCGCATGGGCTCGCGCAAGGTGGCGTACCCCCTGGTGGGCATCGGCGACGTGCACGCCCTGCGGGGCCGCGCCACCCTGGCCCGCGCGGCGTACGAGGAGGCGCTGCGCGCCAGCGAGCCCGTCGACGACCACCAGATCCAGGTGCCGGCGCTCGCCGGACTGGCCCGGGTGCTGGCCAGCGAGGACGGCGCTGCGGCGTTCACCCTGGCCCAACGCGCCGTCGAGCTGGAACGCGGCCCCGACTCGGCGACCGCCCGACTCGCGCTCGGCTGGGTGGCGCTGGAGATCGGCGACCACGAGCGGGCCGCCACGGTGGCGCTGATGGCGTCCACCGCCGCCCGGCTGCACCGGGACCGCGCGGCGCTCGCCGAGGCGTTGGAGCTTCGCGGGGCCGCCGCCGTCGACGTCGACGACACCCGCCAAGCCTGGCGGGAGGCCGCGGCGACGCTGCGCGACATCAGGTCCGCCGTGGCCGCGGACCGACTCGCGGTGCTGCTCAGCCGGCTGCCCGGCGCCGATCCCCAGGAACGCGTCGACGCTCTCCTCGCCACCGAGCGGCTGACCGCTGCCGGCGTACCGCCGCCGACGCTCCGCCGGCACGGCCCGTGCCGCGTCGCACAGGTCACCGTCCGCACCCTCGGACGCTTCGAGGTGTACGTGGACGGCGCGCAGGTGCTGGCCACCGCCTGGCAGTCCCGCAAGGCACGGGACCTGCTGCGGATCCTCGCCTCCCGGCGGGGTCGCGCGGTGCCCCGGGAGCAGCTCGGCGAGATGCTCTGGCCCGCCCAGGACCCGGAGCGGGTCGGTCACCGGCTGTCCGTGGCCCTGTCCACCCTCCGCGGTGTCCTCGACCCGGAGCGCCGTACGTCGACCGACCACTTCGTCATCGCCGCGCATCCCAGCCTGGCGCTCGACGTCGATCACGTCGAGCTGGATGTCGAGGAGTTCCTCACCGAAGCCGCACACGGCTTCCGGCTGGCGGAGCACGGTGAGACCGACGACGCACGCGCCACGCTCCTGCTCGCCGAGCAGCGCTACCGGGGCGACTTCCTGGAGGACGAGCCGTACGACGACTGGTCCCGTCCGACCCGCGAGGAGGCACGTCGGGTCTACCTGCGCGTCGTCCGCAAGCTGGCCGCGCTGGCCCCCGGCGTCGACGAGACCGTCCGCCACCTCGGCCGCGCCCTCGAACTGGAGCCCTACGACGAGGGTGTGCACGGCGAGTTCGTCCGGACGTTGACGGCTGCGGGCCGGCACGGCGAGGCCGCCCAGGCGTACCGACGCTACGTGGAGGCGATGTCCTCGATCGGCGTACCGGCGCGGTCGCGAGGCGAGCTGTGGGGCACCGTCGACACCACCAATACCCCCCAGGGGTAG
- a CDS encoding AfsR/SARP family transcriptional regulator, which translates to MTSTAGTGVRVRLLGPVEVVVADGPQAVNGLRRRAVLATLALHAGRVVSVDRLIDVVWGDDLPATAANTLQRHVSYLRGVLGEPGSIVARQPGYLLDTGPESTDVQAAERLLDRARRTSDRHERVAQLTAAVALWRGPPLADVAGSPWLEEQAEHLARLRLEAERALVEARLSVGEHARLVPGLERLVREHPFDEQLHAQLMLALYRDGRQGEAVATYRRLRDTLRDNLGIDPSPRLRDLECAILRQDTAIAAPAPTAPPQVPVAAQLPPPVPTFTGRDAELAALDALVDRGGAVVISGTAGVGKTALAVHWAHRAAEHFPDGQLYVNLRGFDPGAAPTAPARALHGFLEALGVPAARMPSDPDAMVSLYRTTVAGRRLLVVLDNARDAEQVRPLLPGSPDCLAIVTSRNQLVPLVVTESAQPVPLDLLSPGEARDLLVRRLGERQVAAEPAAADDIADRCARLPIALAVVAARAATNRHFSLAAVAGELSNLAGVAGEVSNLDAFDGGDETTNVRAVFSWSCRTLSPPAARLFRLLSLHPGPDVSAPAVASLAGVAPPASGPVLTELTRANLFTEHTYGRYAFHDLLRAYAAGLADEAEPPAERAAAVHRLLDHCLHTAHAADLVLHPHFSEISLAPPREGVTPERPRSKAAATAWFTAELPVLLAAVPLAARSGFEGHTWRLAWTMAGFLHRQGHWQDWLGTQRIALAAASRIGDQAGQGHAHRSLGLACSRLRRYDEADDHLRRAFDLFTAVGDDAGRAHTCLNLGQLAERQGRYQQALTHSRRALTLFRGTDNRAGQGYTLNAVGWQEALLGNYHRALESCGAALGMLREVDDVQGQADTWDSLGHAHHQLGDDRRAVACYEQALDLFTQVQDRYAEAGTYANLGRSHRALADVDAARAAWRRALAILDDLGDADAEAIRVDLDQLDAARLH; encoded by the coding sequence GTGACCTCGACGGCTGGCACGGGCGTACGGGTCCGGCTGCTCGGGCCGGTGGAGGTGGTCGTCGCCGACGGTCCGCAGGCGGTCAACGGCCTGCGCCGCAGGGCGGTGCTGGCGACGTTGGCGCTGCACGCGGGCCGGGTGGTGAGCGTCGACCGGCTGATCGACGTGGTCTGGGGCGACGACCTGCCGGCCACCGCCGCGAACACGTTGCAACGCCACGTCTCCTACCTGCGTGGAGTGCTCGGCGAGCCTGGCTCGATCGTGGCGCGCCAGCCCGGTTACCTGCTGGACACCGGGCCGGAGTCCACCGATGTGCAGGCCGCCGAGCGTCTCCTCGACCGGGCCCGCCGGACGAGCGACCGTCACGAGCGGGTGGCGCAGCTGACCGCGGCGGTGGCGCTGTGGCGCGGACCGCCGCTGGCCGACGTGGCCGGGTCGCCCTGGCTCGAGGAGCAGGCGGAACACCTGGCCCGTCTGCGGTTGGAGGCCGAACGGGCGCTCGTCGAGGCCCGGCTGTCCGTCGGCGAGCACGCCCGGCTCGTCCCCGGGTTGGAACGGCTCGTCCGGGAGCACCCGTTCGACGAGCAGCTGCACGCGCAGTTGATGCTCGCCCTGTACCGCGACGGCCGCCAGGGGGAGGCGGTCGCCACGTACCGGCGGCTGCGCGACACGCTCCGGGACAACCTCGGGATCGACCCAAGTCCGCGGCTGCGCGACCTGGAGTGCGCCATCCTGCGCCAGGACACCGCGATCGCCGCGCCCGCCCCGACCGCGCCGCCCCAGGTGCCGGTGGCGGCGCAGCTGCCTCCTCCCGTGCCGACGTTCACCGGACGCGACGCGGAACTGGCCGCCCTCGACGCGCTCGTCGACCGGGGTGGCGCCGTCGTGATCTCCGGTACCGCGGGGGTGGGCAAGACCGCCCTCGCCGTGCACTGGGCGCACCGTGCGGCCGAGCATTTCCCGGACGGCCAGCTCTACGTGAACCTGCGTGGCTTCGACCCGGGGGCCGCACCGACCGCGCCGGCGCGGGCGCTGCACGGGTTCCTGGAGGCGCTCGGCGTGCCGGCCGCCCGGATGCCGAGCGACCCAGACGCGATGGTGAGCCTGTACCGCACGACGGTCGCGGGCCGGCGTCTGCTCGTCGTGCTGGACAACGCGCGCGACGCGGAACAGGTCCGGCCGCTGCTGCCCGGTTCACCGGACTGCCTCGCGATCGTGACCAGCCGCAACCAGCTCGTCCCGCTGGTCGTCACCGAGAGCGCCCAGCCGGTGCCCCTCGACCTGCTGAGCCCCGGCGAAGCCCGCGACCTGCTGGTCCGTCGACTCGGGGAGCGCCAGGTCGCCGCCGAACCCGCCGCGGCGGACGACATCGCCGACCGGTGCGCGCGGCTGCCCATCGCCCTGGCCGTCGTCGCGGCCAGAGCCGCCACCAACCGGCACTTCTCGTTGGCCGCTGTCGCCGGCGAGCTGAGCAACCTGGCCGGCGTCGCCGGCGAGGTGAGCAACCTGGACGCCTTCGACGGGGGAGACGAGACCACCAATGTCCGGGCCGTGTTCTCCTGGTCGTGCCGGACGCTCAGCCCACCCGCCGCCCGGCTGTTCCGGCTGCTGAGCCTGCACCCCGGGCCGGACGTCTCCGCCCCGGCCGTGGCCAGCCTGGCCGGCGTCGCCCCGCCGGCGAGTGGTCCGGTGCTCACCGAACTGACCCGGGCGAACCTCTTCACCGAGCACACCTACGGGCGGTACGCGTTCCACGACCTGCTGCGCGCGTACGCCGCCGGCCTCGCCGACGAGGCCGAACCACCGGCCGAACGTGCTGCCGCCGTCCACCGGCTGCTCGACCACTGCCTGCACACCGCCCACGCCGCCGACCTCGTGCTGCACCCGCACTTCAGCGAGATCAGCCTCGCGCCGCCGAGGGAGGGCGTGACGCCGGAACGACCCCGGAGCAAGGCGGCCGCCACGGCGTGGTTCACCGCCGAACTCCCGGTCCTGCTCGCCGCCGTGCCGCTCGCGGCGCGGTCCGGTTTCGAGGGTCACACCTGGCGGCTTGCCTGGACCATGGCCGGCTTCCTGCACCGGCAGGGGCACTGGCAGGACTGGCTCGGCACGCAGCGGATCGCTCTCGCCGCCGCGTCCCGCATCGGGGACCAGGCCGGGCAGGGCCACGCGCACCGCAGTCTCGGGCTCGCCTGTTCCCGGCTCCGCCGCTACGACGAGGCCGACGACCATCTGCGGCGGGCGTTCGACCTGTTCACCGCCGTCGGCGACGACGCCGGGCGGGCACACACGTGCTTGAACCTCGGTCAGCTCGCGGAGCGCCAGGGGCGGTACCAGCAGGCGCTCACCCACTCCCGGCGGGCGCTGACCCTGTTCCGGGGGACCGACAACCGGGCCGGGCAGGGGTACACCCTCAACGCGGTCGGTTGGCAGGAGGCGTTGCTCGGCAACTACCACCGCGCCCTGGAGTCGTGCGGTGCGGCGCTGGGGATGCTGCGGGAGGTGGACGACGTCCAGGGGCAGGCCGACACCTGGGACAGCCTCGGCCACGCCCATCACCAGCTCGGGGACGACCGGCGGGCGGTTGCCTGCTACGAGCAGGCCCTCGACCTCTTCACGCAGGTCCAGGACCGGTACGCCGAAGCCGGGACGTACGCCAATCTCGGTCGCAGCCACCGGGCCCTCGCCGACGTCGACGCCGCCCGTGCCGCGTGGCGTCGGGCCCTGGCCATCCTCGACGACCTCGGCGATGCCGACGCCGAGGCGATCCGCGTCGACCTCGACCAGCTCGACGCCGCCCGACTCCACTGA
- a CDS encoding YciI family protein yields MPRYLISFDDGAMDHIPAEDLPDVGKAAHAVSQEAVAAGVWVYGGGLERQQASVVAPDGTVTDGLFPETKEVIGGLTIVDVATREEALRWAAKMAAACRCAQEVREILPDPEVDAMLRETAARG; encoded by the coding sequence ATGCCGCGGTACCTGATCTCGTTCGACGACGGCGCGATGGACCACATCCCCGCCGAGGACCTCCCCGACGTGGGCAAGGCCGCGCACGCGGTGAGCCAGGAGGCTGTGGCCGCCGGCGTGTGGGTGTACGGCGGCGGCCTGGAACGGCAGCAGGCGAGCGTCGTGGCCCCCGACGGTACGGTCACCGACGGCCTCTTCCCGGAGACCAAGGAGGTCATCGGCGGTCTCACGATCGTCGACGTGGCCACCCGCGAGGAGGCACTGAGGTGGGCCGCCAAGATGGCCGCCGCGTGCCGGTGCGCACAGGAGGTCCGCGAGATCCTGCCGGACCCCGAGGTCGACGCGATGCTCCGCGAGACGGCCGCCCGGGGCTGA
- a CDS encoding CDP-alcohol phosphatidyltransferase family protein — translation MTAIGLSPPATLLNAPNAITAVRTAASVGLAVAALTHRSVHLLVAAYLIYWIGDILDGLTARALGQETRNGAVFDIVADRACTSACAAALVVLRPDTALPIGVFLVQFMVVDQLLSLMFLRWPLLSPNYFARVDRRIYLWNWSPPAKALNTAAVVILAICTPTAVAVTFALAVAVVKVVSLIRAARLPVGLPHTPS, via the coding sequence ATGACAGCGATCGGTCTCAGTCCGCCGGCCACGCTGCTCAACGCCCCCAACGCCATCACCGCGGTCCGGACGGCCGCCTCCGTCGGGCTCGCCGTGGCGGCCCTGACCCACCGCAGCGTCCACCTGCTCGTCGCCGCGTACCTGATCTACTGGATCGGCGACATCCTCGACGGTCTCACGGCCCGGGCCCTCGGGCAGGAGACCCGCAACGGCGCGGTCTTCGACATCGTCGCCGACCGCGCCTGCACGTCGGCCTGCGCCGCCGCGCTGGTCGTGCTGCGACCCGACACCGCCCTGCCGATCGGGGTCTTCCTCGTCCAGTTCATGGTCGTCGACCAGTTGCTGAGTCTGATGTTCCTGCGCTGGCCCCTGCTCAGCCCGAACTACTTCGCCCGCGTCGACCGCCGCATCTACCTGTGGAACTGGTCGCCGCCGGCGAAGGCCCTGAACACCGCCGCGGTGGTGATCCTGGCGATCTGCACGCCGACAGCCGTGGCCGTCACCTTCGCCCTCGCCGTCGCCGTGGTGAAGGTCGTCTCGCTGATCCGCGCCGCCAGGCTGCCGGTGGGCCTGCCGCACACCCCGTCATGA
- a CDS encoding ArsR/SmtB family transcription factor, translated as MGDVSGDRLIEVLATLASPHRLRVLAALTGGRAYVSQLARDLGISRALLQVHLKKLEKAGLVTAHLELSEDGKALKYYEISPFSLHLTPDVVAVAVTTLSNAGDGEADPKGNS; from the coding sequence ATGGGAGACGTGAGTGGCGACCGGCTGATCGAGGTCCTCGCCACCCTGGCCAGCCCGCACCGACTACGCGTGCTCGCGGCACTGACCGGCGGCCGCGCCTACGTGTCACAGCTCGCCCGCGACCTGGGCATCAGCCGCGCACTGCTGCAGGTGCACCTCAAGAAGCTGGAGAAGGCCGGGCTCGTCACCGCGCATCTGGAGTTGTCCGAGGACGGCAAGGCACTCAAGTACTACGAGATCAGCCCGTTCTCGTTGCACCTCACGCCCGACGTGGTGGCAGTCGCCGTCACGACCCTGAGCAACGCCGGTGACGGCGAAGCCGACCCGAAAGGAAACAGTTAG